One window of the Diospyros lotus cultivar Yz01 chromosome 12, ASM1463336v1, whole genome shotgun sequence genome contains the following:
- the LOC127813903 gene encoding vestitone reductase — protein sequence MEGEDKGVVCVTGGTGYVASWLIMRLLRHGYTVRATIRSYSDSHRDISYLTNLPGGSERLQIVSADLNRPETFDGVVRGCTGVFHVAHPVGFEERVPEQVTNERAITATIGLLRACLNSKTVKRVVYTSSAFTVLYSDKISGIIDESNWTDVDFVRAQNPFGAAYIISKTLAEKAALDFAAAHGLDLVSLVPPMIIGPYLCPRMPGSLYTALAMIFGDEKQYAHLSKTSMVHVDDVASAHIFLLEHPDAKGRYICSSLEVTIHMVSEFLSTKYPEYSIPKPDSLKGIEESKHPGLSSKKLLDSGFKFKYGFEEMFDGAIQCCKEKGFI from the exons ATGGAAGGGGAAGATAAGGGGGTTGTGTGTGTAACAGGTGGCACAGGGTACGTTGCATCATGGCTGATCATGAGGCTGCTCCGCCATGGCTATACAGTTAGGGCTACCATCAGATCTTACTCTG ACAGTCATAGAGACATCAGCTACCTAACAAACCTACCAGGAGGGTCAGAGAGGCTCCAAATCGTCAGTGCAGATCTCAACCGGCCAGAGACTTTTGATGGAGTTGTCAGAGGATGCACTGGAGTCTTTCATGTTGCTCACCCTGTTGGCTTTGAAGAGAGAGTACCTGAACAAGTCACGAATGAGAGAGCAATCACCGCAACCATAGGCCTTCTACGGGCCTGCCTCAACTCGAAGACAGTGAAGCGAGTCGTGTACACCTCAAGTGCTTTCACTGTGTTGTACAGTGACAAGATCTCGGGCATAATTGATGAGAGTAATTGGACAGATGTAGACTTTGTTAGAGCTCAAAATCCTTTTGGAGCTGCATACATAATTTCCAAGACATTAGCTGAAAAGGCAGCCCTGGACTTCGCTGCAGCTCATGGTTTAGACCTTGTATCGTTGGTTCCTCCCATGATCATTGGCCCCTATCTCTGTCCCCGTATGCCCGGTTCGCTATATACTGCACTGGCTATGATTTTTG GCGATGAGAAACAGTACGCGCATCTCTCTAAAACTTCAATGGTACATGTGGACGATGTAGCAAGTGCACATATCTTCCTTCTTGAGCATCCCGATGCAAAAGGGAGGTACATTTGTTCCTCCCTCGAAGTGACGATTCATATGGTATCTGAGTTTCTGTCAACTAAATACCCCGAGTATTCGATACCTAAGCCTGA CTCTTTGAAGGGAATTGAAGAATCCAAGCATCCTGGCCTCTCATCAAAGAAGCTATTGGATTCTGGTTTCAAGTTCAAGTATGGCTTTGAAGAAATGTTTGATGGTGCAATTCAATGCTGCAAAGAGAAGGGTTTTATTTAG